Proteins encoded within one genomic window of Mesobacillus subterraneus:
- a CDS encoding SGNH/GDSL hydrolase family protein, which translates to MRQEQFADAIKRVSTHYEAKTLDMRIPFKQSGMLTEQLTTDMVHPNGNGYQLYASSILELIKYNIEIDAEIASLPKPLTRGQTLYLYEKKASFCTKRF; encoded by the coding sequence TTGAGACAAGAACAATTTGCTGATGCCATTAAAAGAGTTTCCACCCATTACGAAGCAAAGACATTGGACATGCGCATTCCCTTCAAGCAATCAGGAATGCTCACAGAACAGCTAACGACTGATATGGTACATCCAAACGGCAATGGTTATCAGTTGTACGCTTCCTCCATACTTGAATTGATCAAGTATAATATCGAAATAGATGCCGAGATTGCCAGTCTGCCAAAGCCATTAACGAGGGGCCAAACCTTATACTTGTATGAAAAAAAAGCTAGTTTCTGCACGAAAAGGTTTTAG
- a CDS encoding DUF502 domain-containing protein, whose product MKSVLKNFINGILTIVPIILVIYVIYKTFMFLDSLLGNVLKPYLQERYIPGIGLLTTLILITILGWLSTRFITGSIIKLIDRLLETTPFVKTVYSVIKDTVHSFLGDKKSFSKVALVTIPGTNMKSLGFITTENLQAFHEPLSDHVAVYVPQTFQVAGFTILIPRTEVEIIDVKPEDAMKFILSGGMTSR is encoded by the coding sequence ATGAAGAGTGTATTGAAAAATTTCATTAATGGGATCCTGACAATTGTCCCGATCATTCTCGTTATTTATGTCATTTATAAGACATTCATGTTTTTGGACAGCCTTCTTGGGAATGTTCTGAAGCCATATTTGCAAGAAAGGTACATTCCAGGTATCGGTCTTCTGACGACCCTTATCCTTATCACCATTTTAGGATGGTTGTCCACCCGATTCATCACCGGAAGCATCATCAAGCTCATTGACAGGCTATTGGAAACAACTCCTTTCGTCAAGACGGTATATTCTGTTATAAAGGATACAGTCCATTCTTTTCTTGGTGATAAAAAGTCGTTTTCCAAGGTCGCTTTAGTTACGATTCCAGGTACTAATATGAAGAGCCTTGGCTTCATTACTACAGAAAATCTGCAGGCATTCCATGAGCCATTGTCAGATCATGTTGCTGTCTACGTACCTCAAACATTCCAGGTTGCAGGATTCACTATCCTGATTCCCAGGACCGAGGTAGAAATCATTGATGTTAAACCAGAAGATGCCATGAAATTCATTCTCTCTGGCGGAATGACATCCCGCTAA